The DNA segment TGAGGGTCTGCAGAATAGACCACCACAGCACCCGCTGGTTGGTGCTCTCGCTGGTCTGCCGGAAGCGCTCCTCTCGCCACTGTGGGAGGGGAGAATGGAAGAGGAGCCTGAGTTGAATGCGCCCCACCTGGGGCCACTAGAACTGCTGGGTTCCCGCCCCAGGGCCAACCGTCTACAGGTTTGAGTCAAATGCCTGCAAAAAGCCATCCCACTGGGATCTGTCTTTACCCTCACCAGCCAGATGACCTCAGATAGCCCATTTATTTCTCCTAAGTCTCTGTGCTCATCTGCCAGGTACAGGCCTCACCTGGCCCTATCCTGGTACCTAGGGGAGCAGTAAAATGGTTGTGGTACCACCCTATCAGAGCTGTCCTGGAATGTTCAGAAGTGGACTTGCTCCAAGCCCTCTGCCCACATCTCCCaaactgctcctttttttttgctttttaggcctgaacctgaggcatgtggaggttcccatgctaggggttgaatcagagctatagctgccagcctataccacagttacagcaacagaggatcctagctatgtctgcgacctacaccacagctcacggcaatgccggatccttaacccactgagtgaggccagggattgaacccgcagcctcatggttcctagtcgggttcattaaccactgagccacaaagggaactccccaaaccgtTCCTTCAAGATTGTCGGCACACGTTGCAAACTGGTGGTCCAGGGGTTGGATCTAGCCCATacatgtgttttgtttggttCGCAGTGTTTTAACaacatttaaaacaagaaaattccACAAAAAAGCTCTGGAGCTCTAGCTCCTCTTAAAACCCAAGCCTAGCATTTCTGCAAGCAGCCCTCAGCTGACAATATGAGCTCTTCCTACTTAGATCACTATTCTACCAGTCTTTATGGTCACACATCCATTTACAGTACCTGCCTGGCTCCTGGTGAGTTTGAAACCCCTGGTACTGGGAGCACTGAGAACCATGGAAATAGCACTCTAGGTGTTGGTATCAATTCCTGCTCTGTCATCTTGTGTGTCTCCTAATTAGACAACGACAGCCTCTTAAGAGACTTGTCTTCTCAATTACAAAGTAGATTTAGTAATATTCATCCCATCTTTTGGACCTGCAATGGAGCAGACATATAAGTCCCTTGGGTTCATAATGATTTTGACATGCAACGCCAGGCTAGTCCAGTAGGCAACTTCTGGGGAGAAGCCCACTGCTGCTGGGCTAACCACTCACCCGCTGGTAGTTCTGTTCTTTCTGGATCTGCTCCACTTGCTCCACTAGCTGTCGCACTCGCAGTTGCAACTCACTCAACTTGTCTTTGGCAGCAATTTCTGCATAGTCGTTGGCATGTTCACCCACCTGGATGTCCAGATGAACTCTCTAGAGACAGACAAGGAAGATAAGGAGTATCAGGTAGCCCTGCTCTGTCTTCCTGTCAGGGCCTAACAGCTGGTCCTCCcacttttcttcatttgttcatttatccaACATTGACTGAGGCCTTGTCAGTGTCCAGCCCCATTTAAGCCCACAGGCAAAAATAAGCTTTGGCTGATGCTTTGACCAAAGTATATGTGAAAAGCTCTGTGACCATTCCCTGAATATTCACTGGAAACCCAGTCTTATTAGGAGACACAAAACCTGACACAGTCATCTCACACCCCCTGTACCACTGGTCCCTAGTTCCCACCAAGGGATAGAGGCTGAAAGCAGTAAGTCCCACGTGGGTCCACTTACCAGCATACCTCCAGCAAAAAGGGAGAACTTTGTGGAATTGGAGTGAAGACAGATCTGGTGCTCACCAGGCGTATGGGAGGTGAAGGTGAACCTGCCTTCAGAACCATACTGCCGGGCCAGAATGACCTGGAGAGAAGGGGCTTCAGTGAGTATTATGGTAAGGATGAGGCTGAACAGTGCTTAAGTGCCTCAAAAGTTGACAGCTAGAGCCTCAGGCATCCCACAATACTGAAAGGTCCAAAGCTGCTTAGCAGCAGTTGCCAAAAACTTGTCTTCAAACTATTTGGAACAGGGGTGAGGAATCTGACATTAAGTTGGCATGTGATCACTCTTGGAAAGGGCTTTCCCTTATTCATAGCTCATACTCTTTCAACTCTTttggtgtgacttttttttttaagtgaaaagtgacatctgaacttttttttttaaatccttatttgTCAAATTAATAGCTGTTCATTCTTTTTGGAACGCTGTGTGAAACTTTTTGGATTTCTGTgaaatccaaaagtttatatgcCCTAGCTTTAGAGTTGACAAAACTCTTTCCAGAACCACAATTAATCCACCCAACACATCTATAAAGTAGACGGATTTCCATTTCACATACCAGAATGGCTCGGGGAAGATAACTAACTTGGCGGAGTCATACATCGGTCACTAAGAAGTTGAGAGAAGTAGCCAGCACTACAGCAGCCCAAGCTTGCTCTCAAGTGAAAACCCAGGATCTTCCCGCAACACCAACTGTTTTTACCAGTTTAGCAGATCCGGAAACCAAGAGAGGAAGTACCAGCGCCTGCGCTCAAGTGCAGGGTGGAGGGCTCGGCGGAGCTAAGGAGCCAGCTCACCTTGTCTTCTGGGTCCTTCACCTCCACGAACATGCCAAGCCCGGGGGTGGCCGGCTGGTACTCCTCCCGCTGCTTGTCATACAGCTGAGTCCGGTAGTTTCCTGGAAGAAAGCAGGGCAAGACCAGTCAGAGGAGCGCTAGGTGCTGTCGGGACCGCTCCCACCAGGGCACGACGATGCCGGGAGCTCCCGGCACTGAGGTGACTTTCCCACACAACCCGCCCCAAGACCGCGGTCTTGTTGAaaactctctcccttcccccgcACCTATAACCATGGTCTCGTCCGGAATCTCCTCAATAAAGCACTTCTTTTCCGTCTCCCCAATGTGGAAGTAGAGTGCACCTCCGCGGGCCGCAAagcacagcagcagcaggagggccCGAA comes from the Phacochoerus africanus isolate WHEZ1 chromosome 4, ROS_Pafr_v1, whole genome shotgun sequence genome and includes:
- the TMED9 gene encoding transmembrane emp24 domain-containing protein 9; protein product: MAAEQCVWVVGPCPGARLGRVVRALLLLLCFAARGGALYFHIGETEKKCFIEEIPDETMVIGNYRTQLYDKQREEYQPATPGLGMFVEVKDPEDKVILARQYGSEGRFTFTSHTPGEHQICLHSNSTKFSLFAGGMLRVHLDIQVGEHANDYAEIAAKDKLSELQLRVRQLVEQVEQIQKEQNYQRWREERFRQTSESTNQRVLWWSILQTLILVAIGVWQMRHLKSFFEAKKLV